The DNA region GCTGGCGACAAACGTCGCCAAATTGACCAAAGGGTGCAGGTCCAGCGACCATTGTTCGCTGGGCCTGTGCCCATCAAATCCCATTACGTTCGGCAAGGCTCGACCGCCCTGGATGCGGTTGAGAACCAGCTCGACAAGGAGAAGTAATGATCCAGCAGGAGTCGCGACTCAAGGTCGCCGACAACACTGGTGCGAAGGAGATCCTTTGCATTCGTGTGCTCGGTGGTTCCGGTCGTCGCTACGCCGGCATCGGCGACACCATCGTCGCCACCGTCAAGGACGCTATCCCCGGTGGCAACGTGAAGAAGGGTGACGTCGTCAAGGCCGTCATCGTGCGCACCGTCAAGGAGCGCCGCCGCGCTGACGGCTCGTACATCCGCTTCGACGAGAACGCCGCCGTCATTCTCAAGAACGACGGCGAGCCGCGAGGCACCCGCATCTTCGGCCCGGTCGGCCGTGAGCTGCGCGACAAGAAGTTCATGAAGATCATCTCGCTCGCGCCGGAGGTGCTGTGATGGGTCGCTCGCACATCAAGAAGGGCGACACCGTCAAGGTGATCGCCGGTAAGGACAAGGGCGGCTCCGGCAAGGTGATCGCTGTCCTCACCAACGAGGACCGTGTGATCGTCGAGGGCATCAACCTCATCAAGAAGCACACCAAGGTCCAGGACCAGGGCGGTCGCGCCGGCACCACCGGCGGCATCGTGACCACCGAGGCCCCGATCCACGTTTCCAACGTCCAGCTGCTCGAGGGTGGCGAGCCGGTTCGCGTCGGCTTCCGCCGTGAGACGGTCCAGAAGCGTCGCCCCGACGGGTCGACGTACGCCGCTGAGCGCAGCGTTCGCATCTCGCGCAAGACCGGTAAGGACATCTGATCATGACCGACACCGCTGTGGCCCCGCGCCTCAAGACGAAGTACCGCGAGGAGATCGCCCCCGCACTCCAGCAGGAGTTCGGCATCTCCAACGTCATGCAGATCCCCGGTCTGACCAAGATCGTCGTCAACATGGGTGTCGGCGAGGCTGCTCGCGACTCCAAGCTGATCGAGGGCGCTGTCAACGACCTGACCGCGATCACCGGCCAGAAGCCGCTGATCAACAAGGCGAAGAAGTCGATCGCGCAGTTCAAGCTGCGTGAGGGCATGCCGATCGGTGCGCACGTCACGCTGCGCGGCGACCGCATGTGGGAGTTCCTCGACCGCCTGCTCTCGCTCGCGCTGCCCCGCATCAGGGACTTCCGCGGCCTCAACGGCAAGCAGTTCGACGGCAACGGCAACTACACCTTCGGTCTCACCGAGCAGGTCATGTTCCACGAGATCAACCAGGACAAGATCGACCGCTCGCGGGGCATGGACATCACCCTCGTGACGACTGCCACCAACGACGACCAGGGTCGCGCGCTGCTCAAGGCGCTCGGCTTCCCGTTCAAGGAGAACTGAGATGGCGAAGACCGCTCTCAAGGTGAAGGCCGCGCGCAAGCCGAAGTACGCGGTTCGCGCCTACACCCGCTGCCAGCGCTGCGGCCGCCCGAAGGCTGTGTTCCGCAAGTTCGGCCTGTGCCGTATCTGCCTGCGTGAGATGGCCCACCGGGGCGAGCTGCCCGGCGTCACCAAGTCCTCCTGGTGAGCGATCACCGTTCCAACCACTGACGTTGAAGGTCCTCATGACTCCGTGTCGTGAGGAAACCACTACGAGAAAGGGCCGTTCGGCCAATGACGATGACTGACCCGATCGCAGACATGCTCACTCGTCTGCGTAACGCCAACCAGGCGTACCACGATGCGGTTTCGATGCCGTACAGCAAGCTGAAGCAGGGCGTCGCTGAGATCCTCCAGCAGGAGGGTTACATCACCAAGTACGAGGTGCTGGAGCCCACCGAGGGCCAGGTCGGCAAGACCCTGTCGATCACCCTCAAGTACGGCCGCAACCGTGAGCGCTCGATCGCCGGCGTCCGCCGCATCAGCAAGCCCGGTCTGCGTGTCTACGCGAAGCACACCGGTCTCCCCAAGGTGCTCGGCGGCCTCGGTGTCGCGATCATCTCGACGAGCCAGGGTCTGCTGACCGACCGCCAGGCGAACAAGAAGGGCGTAGGTGGGGAAGTCCTCGCCTACGTCTGGTAATCAGGGAAGGGAGAGAGAAGAACATGTCGCGTATTGGCAAGCTCCCCGTCCCGGTTCCGGCCGGCGTGGACGTCACCATCGACGGCCAGGTCGTGAACGTCAAGGGCCCCAAGGGCACCCTGTCGCACACCGTGGTCGACCCGATCACCGTCGAGAAGGGTGACGGCGTCCTCGACGTCAAGCGCCCCGACGACAGCCGGGACAGCAAGGCCCTTCACGGCCTGTCCCGCACGCTGATCAACAACATGGTCCTGGGTGTCACCGAGGGCTACGAGAAGAAGCTCGAGATCGTCGGCGTGGGTTACCGCGTCCTGTCGAAGGGCCCGACCAAGCTGGAGTTCCAGCTGGGCTACTCGCACTCGATCATCTTCGACGCGCCGGAGGGCATCACCTTCACCACCGACGGCCCGACCAAGCTCGGCGTCGTGGGCATCGACAAGCAGCTCGTCGGTGAGGTTGCGGCCAACATCCGCAAGCTGCGCAAGCCGGAGCCGTACAAGGGCAAGGGCGTTCGTTACGCCGGCGAGAACATCCGCCGCAAGGTCGGAAAGGCTGGTAAGTGATGGCCATCTCGCTGTCGAACAACAAGCACACCGCTTCTCGTGTCCGCTCGCGCCTGCGTCGTCAGGCTCGTGGTCGCAAGAAGATCGAGGGTACGCCGGAGCGTCCGCGCCTCGTCGTGACCCGGTCGGCCAAGCACATCACCGCCCAGGTCGTCGACGACCTGGCCGGCAAGACGCTTGCCTCGGCCTCGACCATCGAGGGCGACCTGCGGTCGGCCTCGGGCGACAAGACCGCCAAGGCCAAGCAGGTCGGCGAGCTGGTCGCGT from Nocardioides luteus includes:
- the rplN gene encoding 50S ribosomal protein L14 — its product is MIQQESRLKVADNTGAKEILCIRVLGGSGRRYAGIGDTIVATVKDAIPGGNVKKGDVVKAVIVRTVKERRRADGSYIRFDENAAVILKNDGEPRGTRIFGPVGRELRDKKFMKIISLAPEVL
- the rplX gene encoding 50S ribosomal protein L24 yields the protein MGRSHIKKGDTVKVIAGKDKGGSGKVIAVLTNEDRVIVEGINLIKKHTKVQDQGGRAGTTGGIVTTEAPIHVSNVQLLEGGEPVRVGFRRETVQKRRPDGSTYAAERSVRISRKTGKDI
- the rplE gene encoding 50S ribosomal protein L5, which encodes MTDTAVAPRLKTKYREEIAPALQQEFGISNVMQIPGLTKIVVNMGVGEAARDSKLIEGAVNDLTAITGQKPLINKAKKSIAQFKLREGMPIGAHVTLRGDRMWEFLDRLLSLALPRIRDFRGLNGKQFDGNGNYTFGLTEQVMFHEINQDKIDRSRGMDITLVTTATNDDQGRALLKALGFPFKEN
- a CDS encoding type Z 30S ribosomal protein S14, encoding MAKTALKVKAARKPKYAVRAYTRCQRCGRPKAVFRKFGLCRICLREMAHRGELPGVTKSSW
- the rpsH gene encoding 30S ribosomal protein S8, with the translated sequence MTMTDPIADMLTRLRNANQAYHDAVSMPYSKLKQGVAEILQQEGYITKYEVLEPTEGQVGKTLSITLKYGRNRERSIAGVRRISKPGLRVYAKHTGLPKVLGGLGVAIISTSQGLLTDRQANKKGVGGEVLAYVW
- the rplF gene encoding 50S ribosomal protein L6; this translates as MSRIGKLPVPVPAGVDVTIDGQVVNVKGPKGTLSHTVVDPITVEKGDGVLDVKRPDDSRDSKALHGLSRTLINNMVLGVTEGYEKKLEIVGVGYRVLSKGPTKLEFQLGYSHSIIFDAPEGITFTTDGPTKLGVVGIDKQLVGEVAANIRKLRKPEPYKGKGVRYAGENIRRKVGKAGK
- the rplR gene encoding 50S ribosomal protein L18; translated protein: MAISLSNNKHTASRVRSRLRRQARGRKKIEGTPERPRLVVTRSAKHITAQVVDDLAGKTLASASTIEGDLRSASGDKTAKAKQVGELVASRAKAAGVETVVFDRAGNKYHGRVAALADGAREAGLTF